The proteins below come from a single Portunus trituberculatus isolate SZX2019 chromosome 2, ASM1759143v1, whole genome shotgun sequence genomic window:
- the LOC123506040 gene encoding keratin-associated protein 10-6-like produces the protein MYLNRIMVRRSSLVVAVALVVAVMFVRANTYAHGSARYHLSECYLTPDLYCTLPSFCNVTVPDISCSIGWTCCTECDTANCSGTCRAKGGCLEDEFTVTECGKYCDCCNTCQDDNCTGQCVGSPYFCTGGNYIDGTCAGGNCSCCVPCGSPDAQCAEAGGVCVGAGNECPCGSLPHPDFGCTSGDCICCVACYPLLGCIGGHNPGRCVANVTMCDMTKEYISSDECSSIDGSCSCCKTCTPDQICASEGGMCVSKSGNCATGYRESILGGGCCADECKCCVPDPCSNADSTCTADAYGTVCTSRNRCRNKRLQYMSNDTCESSREMCCKACIPDTTCSSQGGHCINADERCTGDLIESTTGSCCDSQFCKCCIPDPTKTCWNATCLTNPNPVVFGSNCRDIGDYKFDSDCRTKCCKKCKPDAQCCSEGGRCYIDNCPVDLQQSQTGTCNDDANCKCCV, from the exons ATGTATCTCAACAGAATTATGGTGAGGAGATCAtcactggtggtggcggtggcgttggtggtggcggtgatgttcGTGCGG gcAAATACCTACGCCCACGGGAGTGCTCGATATcattt aTCGGAATGTTATCTTACTCCTGACTTATACTGCACGTTACCATCCTTCTGTAACGTAACAGTACCCGATATTTCATGCTCCATAGGATGGACTTGCTGCACTg AATGCGACACAGCCAACTGTTCTGGCACCTGCAGAGCTAAGGGGGGCTGTTTGGAAGACGAGTTCACGGTGACGGAATGTGGCAAATACTGCGA CTGCTGTAACACCTGTCAAGATGATAACTGTACTGGCCAGTGTGTGGGCAGCCCTTACTTCTGTACCGGTGGCAACTACATTGATGGAACATGCGCCGGAGGTAATTGTTCCTGCTGTGTACCTTGTGGATCCCCAGACGCCCAGTGTGCTGaagcaggtggtgtgtgtgtcggtgctGGGAATGAATGTCCATGTGGCTCCCTACCCCATCCTGACTTCGGATGCACTAGTGGAGACTGCATCTGCTGTGTTGCC TGCTACCCTTTACTTGGCTGCATCGGAGGACACAATCCTGGAAGGTGCGTGGCTAATGTGACCATGTGCGACATGACTAAGGAATACATCTCCAGCGACGAATGTTCTAGTATTGATGGTAGCTGTTCCTGCTGCAAGACTTGCACACCTGATCAAATATGTGCTAGTGAAGGAGGCATGTGCGTCAGCAAAAGTGGTAACTGTGCAACAGGATATAGGGAGAGCATACTCGGTGGAGGCTGCTGTGCCGATGAGTGTAAATGTTGTGTTCCAGACCCG TGTTCTAATGCGGACTCCACCTGTACCGCTGATGCATATGGTACAGTATGCACTAGTAGAAACAGATGTAGGAATAAAAGGCTACAATATATGTCAAATGACACCTGTGAGTCATCTAGGGAGATGTGCTGCAAGGCGTGCATTCCCGACACGACATGTTCTAGTCAAGGAGGACACTGTATCAATGCAGATGAACGTTGTACGGGAGATCTTATAGAGAGCACTACCGGAAGCTGTTGTGATTCTCAATTTTGTAAGTGTTGCATTCCGGACCCCACAAAAACA TGTTGGAATGCGACGTGCCTTACCAATCCCAATCCTGTTGTGTTTGGCTCCAATTGTAGAGATATTGGGGACTACAAATTTGACTCTGATTGTCGTACAAAGTGCTGCAAGAAATGTAAGCCAGACGCTCAGTGCtgcagtgaaggagggagatgcTACATTGATAATTGTCCCGTTGACCTTCAGCAGTCACAAACTGGGACATGCAATGA